One window of Mesoplasma syrphidae genomic DNA carries:
- a CDS encoding HAD-IIB family hydrolase yields the protein MKWFFTDFDGTLRNSRTHENEINLNDLEFVKTLQKNGHKLIVATGRPYSSIKKYIEAQYQLHPDFYICNAGATINNQKDDVLYTHEFYKKDQDLITEKLIEMEKEITSIIYATSTEEKMLFDKEWNFEKEKLFIDMTPQNNEINILHDKKLICFKILCEKPVWNKIVEWLESQNLRVNLTTNNVKGLTFSEIHPEGINKGNAIRILQSQFNFKDSDVIVAGDDNNDISMFEEFFDNSYIIEQAYNADIQKYAKNIIQQISEIAVNRNE from the coding sequence ATGAAATGATTTTTTACAGATTTTGATGGAACATTAAGAAATTCACGAACACACGAAAATGAGATAAATTTAAATGATCTAGAATTTGTGAAAACTTTGCAGAAAAATGGTCATAAACTGATTGTGGCTACTGGAAGACCGTATTCATCAATTAAAAAATATATAGAAGCACAGTATCAATTACATCCAGATTTTTATATTTGCAATGCGGGAGCAACTATTAATAATCAAAAAGATGACGTTTTATACACTCATGAGTTTTATAAAAAAGATCAAGATTTGATAACAGAAAAACTGATTGAAATGGAAAAAGAGATTACTTCAATTATTTATGCAACTTCAACTGAAGAAAAAATGTTATTTGATAAAGAATGGAACTTCGAAAAAGAAAAATTATTTATCGATATGACTCCACAAAATAATGAAATTAATATTTTGCATGATAAAAAGTTAATTTGCTTTAAAATTCTGTGTGAAAAGCCCGTCTGAAACAAGATAGTTGAATGATTAGAAAGTCAAAACTTAAGAGTAAATTTGACAACCAATAATGTCAAAGGCCTAACATTTAGCGAAATACACCCTGAAGGGATCAATAAGGGCAATGCTATTCGAATCTTGCAAAGTCAATTTAATTTTAAAGATTCCGATGTCATTGTAGCAGGTGACGATAATAATGATATCTCAATGTTTGAGGAGTTTTTTGATAATTCCTACATTATTGAGCAAGCATATAATGCTGATATTCAAAAATATGCAAAAAACATAATTCAACAAATAAGCGAGATTGCAGTTAATAGAAATGAGTAA
- the yidC gene encoding membrane protein insertase YidC, giving the protein MYKANNNVMSYLNPQKMGKGKSSKKEILLKVWKWTKILGFLFIIISMLWGCVQMYQSQYMVTDILDMTGNRVITPGVSFEIAIRSLGDFAGKDHIIIGNGVDASEYGYNVITSWGEAFSKTGSPFYGFFVYPTAFVLTGIIRGFAGTLQPGFSNSEQSRYGISVFFGILFTVVIIKSITLAFTWKSQKNQIKMQQMQLKQAEIQAKYKDKKDQLSKSKQQQETMALYKKEGISPMSSVAGGFASMPFLFAIYAIVRSTRALKVANIGQISLVAKPWEQVTNGNWIYFTLLAVYLPLQILSMLLPTLLQYHKQRNITLTEAQRKARKKQLILQLVMMVVFIFIVASVASGVAIYWIISSTYQIFQTLGFHVYNQKHIKTGNRERERRLRQQAKQIK; this is encoded by the coding sequence TTGTATAAAGCAAATAACAATGTTATGAGTTATCTTAATCCGCAAAAGATGGGGAAGGGTAAATCATCAAAAAAAGAGATCTTATTGAAGGTTTGAAAATGAACTAAAATTTTAGGATTTTTATTCATTATTATTTCTATGTTATGAGGTTGTGTACAAATGTATCAATCTCAATATATGGTTACAGATATTTTAGATATGACTGGTAATAGAGTTATTACCCCGGGAGTTTCATTTGAAATTGCGATTCGGTCATTAGGAGATTTTGCCGGAAAAGATCATATTATTATTGGCAATGGTGTCGATGCATCTGAATATGGTTATAACGTTATAACCAGTTGAGGAGAGGCATTTAGCAAAACAGGATCTCCTTTTTATGGATTCTTTGTTTACCCAACAGCGTTTGTGTTAACAGGAATTATTAGGGGATTTGCTGGGACATTGCAACCAGGATTTAGCAATAGTGAACAAAGTAGATATGGTATTTCTGTTTTCTTTGGAATTTTATTTACTGTTGTTATTATTAAGTCTATTACGTTAGCATTTACTTGAAAATCACAGAAAAATCAGATTAAAATGCAGCAAATGCAGCTGAAACAAGCAGAAATTCAAGCAAAGTATAAAGATAAAAAAGATCAACTATCAAAAAGTAAACAACAACAAGAAACAATGGCGTTGTATAAAAAAGAAGGAATTTCTCCAATGTCATCAGTTGCTGGAGGATTTGCCTCAATGCCATTCTTGTTTGCTATTTATGCAATCGTTAGATCAACAAGAGCATTGAAAGTTGCTAATATTGGACAAATTTCATTAGTTGCTAAACCATGAGAACAAGTGACAAATGGAAATTGAATTTACTTTACATTATTGGCAGTTTATTTACCATTGCAGATTCTTTCAATGTTGTTGCCAACATTGTTGCAATATCATAAACAAAGAAACATCACTTTGACTGAAGCACAGAGAAAAGCTCGTAAAAAACAATTAATCTTACAATTAGTAATGATGGTTGTATTTATCTTCATTGTCGCATCTGTTGCGTCGGGGGTTGCAATTTACTGAATTATTTCTTCAACATACCAAATTTTCCAAACACTTGGATTCCATGTTTATAATCAAAAACATATAAAAACAGGAAACCGAGAAAGAGAAAGAAGACTTCGTCAGCAAGCAAAACAAATTAAATAA